The following proteins are encoded in a genomic region of Pirellulales bacterium:
- a CDS encoding purine-nucleoside phosphorylase — protein sequence MLELYNQIQESIAAIRKKWSGKPHAGIILGTGLGALAREIEAEATIPYGDIPHFAQSTATSHAGVLVCGRLAGVPVVAMEGRVHSYEAYPHQKITFPVRVMKFLGADLLIVSNACGGMNPAYRIGDVMVIDDHINLMGGNPLIGINDDRLGPRFPDMSRAYTPELIDRALEVARRENFVAHRGVFVAVSGPNLETRAEYRFLRTIGADCVGMSTVPECTVAVHSGMRVLGLSAITDMCFPDTLKPVDIKEILHAASIAEPKLRKIVLGVLEKEPRAI from the coding sequence ATGCTCGAGTTGTACAACCAAATACAAGAATCGATTGCCGCCATTCGCAAAAAATGGTCCGGCAAACCGCACGCGGGAATTATCTTGGGTACCGGGCTGGGCGCTTTGGCTCGCGAAATTGAAGCCGAAGCCACCATTCCGTACGGCGACATCCCCCATTTCGCACAATCGACGGCCACAAGCCATGCCGGGGTGCTGGTCTGCGGCCGGCTGGCAGGCGTGCCGGTGGTGGCCATGGAAGGGCGCGTGCATTCGTACGAGGCCTATCCGCACCAAAAAATTACATTCCCCGTGCGGGTAATGAAATTTTTGGGAGCCGATTTGCTCATCGTCTCCAACGCCTGCGGCGGCATGAACCCGGCATATCGCATTGGCGACGTGATGGTGATCGACGATCACATTAACCTGATGGGAGGCAACCCGCTAATCGGCATTAACGACGATCGGCTCGGTCCGCGCTTCCCCGATATGAGCCGCGCTTACACGCCGGAGCTGATTGATCGGGCGCTCGAAGTGGCGCGGCGCGAAAATTTTGTGGCCCATCGCGGGGTGTTTGTCGCCGTGAGCGGTCCGAATTTGGAAACCCGGGCTGAATATCGGTTCTTGCGAACCATTGGGGCCGATTGCGTGGGCATGTCTACCGTGCCGGAGTGCACCGTGGCCGTGCACAGCGGCATGCGCGTGTTGGGTCTTTCGGCCATTACCGACATGTGCTTTCCCGACACGTTGAAGCCGGTTGACATCAAAGAAATTTTGCACGCTGCTTCCATTGCCGAGCCCAAGCTGCGAAAAATTGTGCTGGGCGTGTTGGAAAAAGAACCGCGCGCCATTTAG
- a CDS encoding tetratricopeptide repeat protein, with translation MSPSEPSSAQPNSASAFPSASAAWFGNLDQADFDAAFYERILERQPNNIRVLKLLGELHARQGRHDRAIAIDRQLAKLLPEDCLVHYNLACSLAVQGEPQTAIEALASALELGYNDFSHLEVDPDLKSLCPLPEFHSLLRNYGIDG, from the coding sequence ATGAGCCCCAGCGAACCAAGTTCCGCACAACCCAATTCCGCGTCCGCTTTTCCTTCGGCGTCGGCCGCGTGGTTTGGAAACTTAGACCAGGCTGACTTCGACGCCGCATTTTACGAGCGCATTCTCGAGCGCCAACCCAACAACATTCGCGTGCTGAAATTGTTGGGGGAATTGCATGCTCGCCAGGGCCGGCACGATCGGGCGATAGCCATTGATCGGCAATTAGCAAAGTTGCTCCCCGAGGATTGCCTGGTGCACTACAATCTGGCTTGCAGCCTGGCGGTACAAGGCGAGCCGCAAACCGCCATTGAGGCCCTGGCCAGCGCCTTGGAGTTAGGGTACAACGACTTCAGTCATTTGGAAGTCGATCCTGATTTGAAATCGCTCTGTCCGCTGCCCGAATTTCACTCGCTACTGCGGAATTACGGCATCGACGGTTAG